The proteins below come from a single Pieris brassicae chromosome 1, ilPieBrab1.1, whole genome shotgun sequence genomic window:
- the LOC123707988 gene encoding coronin-7 isoform X3: MAWRFKASKYKNAAPIVPKPEACVRDVCVGSYQTYGNNICASASFMAFNWEHVGSSMAVLPLDDCGRKSKTMPLLHAHSDTITDMDFSPFHDGILLTGSQDSLVKVWHIPPEGLKESISTPECSLSQKQRRVENVGFHPVADGLIHVASGHELALWDLTKQKEAFVNRDHTEVIQSTSWKKDGKLVATSCKDKKVRILDPRVESPVLSVANSHQNIKDSRLVWLGDSDRVLTTGFDSARLRQIMIRDVRNLTQAQKTLELDCSTGVLMPLFDPDTNMLFLAGKGDTTILYMELTDKEPYLIEGLRHSGEQTKGACLVPKRALRVMEGEVNRIMQLTGSCVVPIMYQVPRKSYREYHADLYPDTGGAATFLSAPMWLDGLDHSVPTISLHPEANNLTQPRLGPKPFSASTGIEEFSFDRVFSVPAVPGVNKSDSSTSPGSAPTSSSPATATPVSREGDREKSLSPAGDAEVAPKEEYTNGKSDVSVEEDVDGSDGGPGPKTPTTADRRRLFETTDGVKSIADRRRAYEVRSLSSAPDAEAPLSPAPLRRRDSLKSRKSPDREEKRSSVPNVATKRTSTVFGKVSKFRHLKGTPGHKSTHVENIKNVSRQISGECDGFCANAVRCAVPVSAGAGGGRVAVVELPTGATPFAVAPPSHPAGLHPPALLHPAALQDFAFDPFRPERLLVACDDGAIREWIVPDGGLTASTSEPERTFAAHADKIYAIRFHPTASDLLATAAHDHSVKIWDLAADPPTAAITLAGHADQIFALDWSLYGEYLATVCRDGYVRIYEPRASSEPLRKGRSAAGGRGARLVWALRDTHLVVTGFDKVSERQILLYQAADLSAPVCTVGLDVSPAILLTHIDHDSGTLFLTGRVRLPLATLDLPPDVPLIFPTRSQGDSTIYCYEVTPEPPFLCALSHHRSASLHQGICFLPKNALAVEKVEFARALRLTNGNVEPLSFTVPRIKSELFQDDLFPPTLVTWRSWQTGRRWLERRPATPEVASLQPPGMEPLSARTVPAAAPKGRPKPDLVEAHVPLDAKDKQDSIMKSMSARVTVNLKLEQDAVEGVDESEWEQ; this comes from the exons ATGGCTTGGCGTTTTAAAgcttctaaatataaaaatgcagCACCAATAGTGCCCAAACCAGAAGCATGTGTAAGGGATGTATGTGTTGGTTCTTACCAGACTTATGGAAACAACATATGTGCCTCTGCATCTTTTATGGCTTTCAATTGGGAGCATGTAGGGTCGAGTATGGCAGTGTTGCCTTTAGATGATTGTGGGAGAAAGAGCAAGACAATGCCTCTGCTTCATGCTCATTCAGATACCATAACTGATATGGATTTTTCGCCCTTCCATGATGGAATACTTTTAACTGGCTCTCAGGATTCTCTG gTAAAAGTCTGGCACATACCTCCAGAAGGCCTGAAAGAATCCATCTCGACACCTGAATGCTCACTGTCTCAAAAGCAACGGAGAGTAGAGAATGTAGGTTTCCACCCTGTCGCTGATGGACTAATTCATGTTGCATCAGGTCATGAACTAGCACTGTGGGACTTGACTAAACAAAAGGAAGCTTTtg TTAACCGAGACCATACAGAAGTAATTCAATCTACTTCGTGGAAGAAAGACGGCAAATTGGTCGCCACATCGTGCAAAGACAAAAAAGTGCGAATCCTGGATCCTCGCGTAGAGAGTCCAGTTCTGAGCGTCGCAAACAGTCATCAGAACATTAAAGACAGCCGCCTCGTTTGGCTCGGCGATAGCGATCGAGTGCTAACTACCG GCTTCGACTCGGCTCGTTTACGTCAAATCATGATTCGCGACGTTCGTAATCTAACGCAAGCGCAGAAGACGCTGGAGCTGGATTGTTCGACGGGAGTGCTGATGCCGCTGTTCGACCCCGACACGAACATGTTATTCCTCGCCGGCAAGGGCGACACCACCATTTTGTACATGGAGTTGACGGACAAGGAGCCGTACTTGATCGAAGGCTTGCGGCATTCGG GTGAACAGACGAAAGGGGCGTGTCTGGTGCCCAAGCGCGCGCTGCGTGTTATGGAGGGCGAGGTGAACCGAATTATGCAGCTCACGGGCTCCTGCGTCGTGCCCATCATGTACCAAGTGCCCAGAAAG AGCTACCGGGAGTACCACGCCGACCTGTACCCTGATACCGGCGGCGCCGCCACCTTCCTCAGCGCACCCATGTGGCTCGACGGGCTGGACCATTCCGTGCCCACTATATCCTTGCATCCGGAAGCCAACAACCTTACGCAG CCCCGCCTCGGCCCGAAACCTTTTTCGGCCTCGACGGGAATCGAAGAGTTTTCCTTCGACAGAGTATTCTCCGTGCCGGCCGTTCCCGGAGTCAATAAGAGCGATTCCT CCACTTCGCCGGGGTCGGCTCCGACTTCGAGCTCTCCGGCGACGGCGACTCCCGTCTCCCGGGAGGGCGACAGAGAGAAGTCTCTCTCTCCCGCCGGTGACGCGGAAGTCGCGCCCAAAG AGGAATACACAAACGGAAAATCCGACGTGAGCGTCGAAGAAGACGTCGACGGCTCGGACGGCGGACCCGGACCCAAGACGCCGACCACCGCCGACCGGCGCCGTCTCTTCGAGACCACAGA CGGAGTGAAGTCGATCGCGGATCGGCGTCGAGCCTACGAAGTCCGCTCCCTGAGCTCCGCGCCCGATGCGGAAGCGCCTCTCTCGCCCGCCCCGCTCAG GCGAAGGGACTCCTTGAAGTCTCGCAAGAGTCCAGATCGAGAGGAGAAACGTTCGTCCGTCCCGAACGTCGCCACCAAACGCACTTCGACCGTTTTCG GTAAAGTGTCCAAGTTCCGTCACCTGAAGGGCACGCCGGGGCACAAGTCGACCCACGTCGAGAACATCAAGAATGTCAGCCGACAGATCTCCGGGGAGTGCGACGGATTCTGCG CGAACGCCGTCCGCTGCGCCGTCCCCGTGAGCGCCGGCGCCGGTGGCGGCCGGGTGGCCGTCGTGGAGCTGCCGACCGGCGCCACTCCGTTCGCCGTGGCGCCGCCCTCGCACCCCGCCGGTCTGCACCCGCCCGCCCTGCTGCACCCGGCGGCCCTGCAGGACTTCGCCTTCGACCCCTTCCGGCCGGAGCGCCTCCTCGTCGCCTGCGACGACGGCGCGATCCGCGAGTGGATCGTACCCGACGGCGGCCTGACCGCCTCGACGAGCGAGCCCGAGCGGACGTTCGCCGCGCACGCGGATAAGATCTACGCGATCCGCTTCCACCCGACCGCCTCGGACCTGCTGGCCACCGCCGCGCACGACCACTCCGTGAAGATCTGGGACCTCGCCGCCGACCCGCCGACGGCGGCCATCACGCTCGCCGGCCACGCCGACCAGATCTTCGCGCTCGACTGGTCCCTATACGGCGAGTACCTCGCGACCGTCTGCCGGGACGGCTACGTCAGG ATTTACGAGCCGCGGGCGTCGAGCGAGCCGCTGCGCAAGGGCCGGAGCGCTGCGGGCGGCCGAGGGGCGCGGCTCGTGTGGGCGCTGCGGGACACGCACCTCGTGGTCACGGGCTTCGACAA GGTGTCGGAGCGCCAGATCCTGCTGTACCAGGCCGCCGACCTGTCGGCGCCCGTCTGCACGGTCGGCCTGGACGTCTCGCCGGCGATTCTGCTGACGCACATCGACCACGACTCCGGCACTCTGTTCCTGACCGGCCGGGTGAGACTTCCGCTCGCGACCCTCGACCTCCCCCCCGACGTCCCGCTCATCTTCCCGACTCGTTCGCAGGGCGACTCGACCATATATTGCTACGAGGTGACTCCGGAGCCGCCCTTCCTGTGCGCTCTGTCGCACCATCGCTCCGCGTCCCTGCATCAAGGAATCTGTTTCTTGCCGAAGAACGCGCTGGCCGTCGAAAAG GTGGAGTTCGCCAGAGCGCTTCGCCTGACGAACGGAAACGTCGAACCGTTGTCCTTCACGGTGCCGAGGATCAAG AGCGAACTGTTCCAAGACGACCTGTTTCCCCCGACGCTCGTCACGTGGCGGAGCTGGCAGACGGGGCGCCGGTGGCTCGAGAGGCGACCAGCGACCCCCGAGGTCGCCAGCCTGCAGCCGCCGGGCATGGAGCCGCTGTCGGCCCGCACGGTCCCGGCGGCCGCGCCCAAGGGGAGGCCGAAGCCGGACCTCGTCGAGGCGCACGTCCCGCTCGACGCCAAGGACAAGCAGGACAGC ATAATGAAATCGATGAGCGCCAGAGTGACCGTGAACCTGAAGCTGGAGCAGGACGCCGTGGAGGGCGTCGACGAGTCGGAGTGGGAGCAGTGA
- the LOC123707988 gene encoding coronin-7 isoform X4, which translates to MAWRFKASKYKNAAPIVPKPEACVRDVCVGSYQTYGNNICASASFMAFNWEHVGSSMAVLPLDDCGRKSKTMPLLHAHSDTITDMDFSPFHDGILLTGSQDSLVKVWHIPPEGLKESISTPECSLSQKQRRVENVGFHPVADGLIHVASGHELALWDLTKQKEAFVNRDHTEVIQSTSWKKDGKLVATSCKDKKVRILDPRVESPVLSVANSHQNIKDSRLVWLGDSDRVLTTGFDSARLRQIMIRDVRNLTQAQKTLELDCSTGVLMPLFDPDTNMLFLAGKGDTTILYMELTDKEPYLIEGLRHSGEQTKGACLVPKRALRVMEGEVNRIMQLTGSCVVPIMYQVPRKSYREYHADLYPDTGGAATFLSAPMWLDGLDHSVPTISLHPEANNLTQPRLGPKPFSASTGIEEFSFDRVFSVPAVPGVNKSDSSTSPGSAPTSSSPATATPVSREGDREKSLSPAGDAEVAPKEEYTNGKSDVSVEEDVDGSDGGPGPKTPTTADRRRLFETTDGVKSIADRRRAYEVRSLSSAPDAEAPLSPAPLRRRDSLKSRKSPDREEKRSSVPNVATKRTSTVFGKVSKFRHLKGTPGHKSTHVENIKNVSRQISGECDGFCANAVRCAVPVSAGAGGGRVAVVELPTGATPFAVAPPSHPAGLHPPALLHPAALQDFAFDPFRPERLLVACDDGAIREWIVPDGGLTASTSEPERTFAAHADKIYAIRFHPTASDLLATAAHDHSVKIWDLAADPPTAAITLAGHADQIFALDWSLYGEYLATVCRDGYVRIYEPRASSEPLRKGRSAAGGRGARLVWALRDTHLVVTGFDKVSERQILLYQAADLSAPVCTVGLDVSPAILLTHIDHDSGTLFLTGRGDSTIYCYEVTPEPPFLCALSHHRSASLHQGICFLPKNALAVEKVEFARALRLTNGNVEPLSFTVPRIKSELFQDDLFPPTLVTWRSWQTGRRWLERRPATPEVASLQPPGMEPLSARTVPAAAPKGRPKPDLVEAHVPLDAKDKQDSIMKSMSARVTVNLKLEQDAVEGVDESEWEQ; encoded by the exons ATGGCTTGGCGTTTTAAAgcttctaaatataaaaatgcagCACCAATAGTGCCCAAACCAGAAGCATGTGTAAGGGATGTATGTGTTGGTTCTTACCAGACTTATGGAAACAACATATGTGCCTCTGCATCTTTTATGGCTTTCAATTGGGAGCATGTAGGGTCGAGTATGGCAGTGTTGCCTTTAGATGATTGTGGGAGAAAGAGCAAGACAATGCCTCTGCTTCATGCTCATTCAGATACCATAACTGATATGGATTTTTCGCCCTTCCATGATGGAATACTTTTAACTGGCTCTCAGGATTCTCTG gTAAAAGTCTGGCACATACCTCCAGAAGGCCTGAAAGAATCCATCTCGACACCTGAATGCTCACTGTCTCAAAAGCAACGGAGAGTAGAGAATGTAGGTTTCCACCCTGTCGCTGATGGACTAATTCATGTTGCATCAGGTCATGAACTAGCACTGTGGGACTTGACTAAACAAAAGGAAGCTTTtg TTAACCGAGACCATACAGAAGTAATTCAATCTACTTCGTGGAAGAAAGACGGCAAATTGGTCGCCACATCGTGCAAAGACAAAAAAGTGCGAATCCTGGATCCTCGCGTAGAGAGTCCAGTTCTGAGCGTCGCAAACAGTCATCAGAACATTAAAGACAGCCGCCTCGTTTGGCTCGGCGATAGCGATCGAGTGCTAACTACCG GCTTCGACTCGGCTCGTTTACGTCAAATCATGATTCGCGACGTTCGTAATCTAACGCAAGCGCAGAAGACGCTGGAGCTGGATTGTTCGACGGGAGTGCTGATGCCGCTGTTCGACCCCGACACGAACATGTTATTCCTCGCCGGCAAGGGCGACACCACCATTTTGTACATGGAGTTGACGGACAAGGAGCCGTACTTGATCGAAGGCTTGCGGCATTCGG GTGAACAGACGAAAGGGGCGTGTCTGGTGCCCAAGCGCGCGCTGCGTGTTATGGAGGGCGAGGTGAACCGAATTATGCAGCTCACGGGCTCCTGCGTCGTGCCCATCATGTACCAAGTGCCCAGAAAG AGCTACCGGGAGTACCACGCCGACCTGTACCCTGATACCGGCGGCGCCGCCACCTTCCTCAGCGCACCCATGTGGCTCGACGGGCTGGACCATTCCGTGCCCACTATATCCTTGCATCCGGAAGCCAACAACCTTACGCAG CCCCGCCTCGGCCCGAAACCTTTTTCGGCCTCGACGGGAATCGAAGAGTTTTCCTTCGACAGAGTATTCTCCGTGCCGGCCGTTCCCGGAGTCAATAAGAGCGATTCCT CCACTTCGCCGGGGTCGGCTCCGACTTCGAGCTCTCCGGCGACGGCGACTCCCGTCTCCCGGGAGGGCGACAGAGAGAAGTCTCTCTCTCCCGCCGGTGACGCGGAAGTCGCGCCCAAAG AGGAATACACAAACGGAAAATCCGACGTGAGCGTCGAAGAAGACGTCGACGGCTCGGACGGCGGACCCGGACCCAAGACGCCGACCACCGCCGACCGGCGCCGTCTCTTCGAGACCACAGA CGGAGTGAAGTCGATCGCGGATCGGCGTCGAGCCTACGAAGTCCGCTCCCTGAGCTCCGCGCCCGATGCGGAAGCGCCTCTCTCGCCCGCCCCGCTCAG GCGAAGGGACTCCTTGAAGTCTCGCAAGAGTCCAGATCGAGAGGAGAAACGTTCGTCCGTCCCGAACGTCGCCACCAAACGCACTTCGACCGTTTTCG GTAAAGTGTCCAAGTTCCGTCACCTGAAGGGCACGCCGGGGCACAAGTCGACCCACGTCGAGAACATCAAGAATGTCAGCCGACAGATCTCCGGGGAGTGCGACGGATTCTGCG CGAACGCCGTCCGCTGCGCCGTCCCCGTGAGCGCCGGCGCCGGTGGCGGCCGGGTGGCCGTCGTGGAGCTGCCGACCGGCGCCACTCCGTTCGCCGTGGCGCCGCCCTCGCACCCCGCCGGTCTGCACCCGCCCGCCCTGCTGCACCCGGCGGCCCTGCAGGACTTCGCCTTCGACCCCTTCCGGCCGGAGCGCCTCCTCGTCGCCTGCGACGACGGCGCGATCCGCGAGTGGATCGTACCCGACGGCGGCCTGACCGCCTCGACGAGCGAGCCCGAGCGGACGTTCGCCGCGCACGCGGATAAGATCTACGCGATCCGCTTCCACCCGACCGCCTCGGACCTGCTGGCCACCGCCGCGCACGACCACTCCGTGAAGATCTGGGACCTCGCCGCCGACCCGCCGACGGCGGCCATCACGCTCGCCGGCCACGCCGACCAGATCTTCGCGCTCGACTGGTCCCTATACGGCGAGTACCTCGCGACCGTCTGCCGGGACGGCTACGTCAGG ATTTACGAGCCGCGGGCGTCGAGCGAGCCGCTGCGCAAGGGCCGGAGCGCTGCGGGCGGCCGAGGGGCGCGGCTCGTGTGGGCGCTGCGGGACACGCACCTCGTGGTCACGGGCTTCGACAA GGTGTCGGAGCGCCAGATCCTGCTGTACCAGGCCGCCGACCTGTCGGCGCCCGTCTGCACGGTCGGCCTGGACGTCTCGCCGGCGATTCTGCTGACGCACATCGACCACGACTCCGGCACTCTGTTCCTGACCGGCCGG GGCGACTCGACCATATATTGCTACGAGGTGACTCCGGAGCCGCCCTTCCTGTGCGCTCTGTCGCACCATCGCTCCGCGTCCCTGCATCAAGGAATCTGTTTCTTGCCGAAGAACGCGCTGGCCGTCGAAAAG GTGGAGTTCGCCAGAGCGCTTCGCCTGACGAACGGAAACGTCGAACCGTTGTCCTTCACGGTGCCGAGGATCAAG AGCGAACTGTTCCAAGACGACCTGTTTCCCCCGACGCTCGTCACGTGGCGGAGCTGGCAGACGGGGCGCCGGTGGCTCGAGAGGCGACCAGCGACCCCCGAGGTCGCCAGCCTGCAGCCGCCGGGCATGGAGCCGCTGTCGGCCCGCACGGTCCCGGCGGCCGCGCCCAAGGGGAGGCCGAAGCCGGACCTCGTCGAGGCGCACGTCCCGCTCGACGCCAAGGACAAGCAGGACAGC ATAATGAAATCGATGAGCGCCAGAGTGACCGTGAACCTGAAGCTGGAGCAGGACGCCGTGGAGGGCGTCGACGAGTCGGAGTGGGAGCAGTGA
- the LOC123707988 gene encoding coronin-7 isoform X2, with protein MAWRFKASKYKNAAPIVPKPEACVRDVCVGSYQTYGNNICASASFMAFNWEHVGSSMAVLPLDDCGRKSKTMPLLHAHSDTITDMDFSPFHDGILLTGSQDSLVKVWHIPPEGLKESISTPECSLSQKQRRVENVGFHPVADGLIHVASGHELALWDLTKQKEAFVNRDHTEVIQSTSWKKDGKLVATSCKDKKVRILDPRVESPVLSVANSHQNIKDSRLVWLGDSDRVLTTGFDSARLRQIMIRDVRNLTQAQKTLELDCSTGVLMPLFDPDTNMLFLAGKGDTTILYMELTDKEPYLIEGLRHSGEQTKGACLVPKRALRVMEGEVNRIMQLTGSCVVPIMYQVPRKSYREYHADLYPDTGGAATFLSAPMWLDGLDHSVPTISLHPEANNLTQVHRGDLEELVRKILAMPIQKKSDKKIVTQTHADAKPPEPPIATPDKEDDRIDFVNVKDMIKGMEKQKTEPKEHSKENGFLKKMGNGHEEKEDSKRESLDKTDSESSETLSRSESSMNGIQAPKPLPRSSISEAGSAADDSEAPKPKPRTTAAPVSGYKPRLGPKPFSASTGIEEFSFDRVFSVPAVPGVNKSDSSTSPGSAPTSSSPATATPVSREGDREKSLSPAGDAEVAPKEEYTNGKSDVSVEEDVDGSDGGPGPKTPTTADRRRLFETTDGVKSIADRRRAYEVRSLSSAPDAEAPLSPAPLRRRDSLKSRKSPDREEKRSSVPNVATKRTSTVFGKVSKFRHLKGTPGHKSTHVENIKNVSRQISGECDGFCANAVRCAVPVSAGAGGGRVAVVELPTGATPFAVAPPSHPAGLHPPALLHPAALQDFAFDPFRPERLLVACDDGAIREWIVPDGGLTASTSEPERTFAAHADKIYAIRFHPTASDLLATAAHDHSVKIWDLAADPPTAAITLAGHADQIFALDWSLYGEYLATVCRDGYVRIYEPRASSEPLRKGRSAAGGRGARLVWALRDTHLVVTGFDKVSERQILLYQAADLSAPVCTVGLDVSPAILLTHIDHDSGTLFLTGRGDSTIYCYEVTPEPPFLCALSHHRSASLHQGICFLPKNALAVEKVEFARALRLTNGNVEPLSFTVPRIKSELFQDDLFPPTLVTWRSWQTGRRWLERRPATPEVASLQPPGMEPLSARTVPAAAPKGRPKPDLVEAHVPLDAKDKQDSIMKSMSARVTVNLKLEQDAVEGVDESEWEQ; from the exons ATGGCTTGGCGTTTTAAAgcttctaaatataaaaatgcagCACCAATAGTGCCCAAACCAGAAGCATGTGTAAGGGATGTATGTGTTGGTTCTTACCAGACTTATGGAAACAACATATGTGCCTCTGCATCTTTTATGGCTTTCAATTGGGAGCATGTAGGGTCGAGTATGGCAGTGTTGCCTTTAGATGATTGTGGGAGAAAGAGCAAGACAATGCCTCTGCTTCATGCTCATTCAGATACCATAACTGATATGGATTTTTCGCCCTTCCATGATGGAATACTTTTAACTGGCTCTCAGGATTCTCTG gTAAAAGTCTGGCACATACCTCCAGAAGGCCTGAAAGAATCCATCTCGACACCTGAATGCTCACTGTCTCAAAAGCAACGGAGAGTAGAGAATGTAGGTTTCCACCCTGTCGCTGATGGACTAATTCATGTTGCATCAGGTCATGAACTAGCACTGTGGGACTTGACTAAACAAAAGGAAGCTTTtg TTAACCGAGACCATACAGAAGTAATTCAATCTACTTCGTGGAAGAAAGACGGCAAATTGGTCGCCACATCGTGCAAAGACAAAAAAGTGCGAATCCTGGATCCTCGCGTAGAGAGTCCAGTTCTGAGCGTCGCAAACAGTCATCAGAACATTAAAGACAGCCGCCTCGTTTGGCTCGGCGATAGCGATCGAGTGCTAACTACCG GCTTCGACTCGGCTCGTTTACGTCAAATCATGATTCGCGACGTTCGTAATCTAACGCAAGCGCAGAAGACGCTGGAGCTGGATTGTTCGACGGGAGTGCTGATGCCGCTGTTCGACCCCGACACGAACATGTTATTCCTCGCCGGCAAGGGCGACACCACCATTTTGTACATGGAGTTGACGGACAAGGAGCCGTACTTGATCGAAGGCTTGCGGCATTCGG GTGAACAGACGAAAGGGGCGTGTCTGGTGCCCAAGCGCGCGCTGCGTGTTATGGAGGGCGAGGTGAACCGAATTATGCAGCTCACGGGCTCCTGCGTCGTGCCCATCATGTACCAAGTGCCCAGAAAG AGCTACCGGGAGTACCACGCCGACCTGTACCCTGATACCGGCGGCGCCGCCACCTTCCTCAGCGCACCCATGTGGCTCGACGGGCTGGACCATTCCGTGCCCACTATATCCTTGCATCCGGAAGCCAACAACCTTACGCAG GTACACCGCGGTGATTTGGAAGAGTTAGTAAGAAAAATACTAGCGATGCCGATTCAAAAGAaaagtgataaaaaaatagtgaCGCAAACACACGCTGACGCGAAACCGCCGGAGCCACCGATCGCGACGCCCGACAAAGAAGACGACAGAATAGATTTCGTAAACGTCAAAGACATGATCAAAGGCATGGAGAAGCAAAAGACCGAGCCGAAAGAACACTCGAAAGAAAACGGATTCCTTAAGAAGATGGGTAACGGGCACGAGGAAAAAGAAGATTCGAAAAGAGAAAGCTTAGACAAGACGGATTCGGAATCGAGCGAAACTCTTTCGCGGAGCGAGAGCTCGATGAATGGGATACAAGCCCCGAAACCTTTGCCGAGGTCTTCCATATCGGAGGCCGGCTCGGCCGCTGACGACAGTGAAGCGCCCAAACCGAAACCCAGGACTACGGCTGCGCCCGTGTCTGGCTATAAG CCCCGCCTCGGCCCGAAACCTTTTTCGGCCTCGACGGGAATCGAAGAGTTTTCCTTCGACAGAGTATTCTCCGTGCCGGCCGTTCCCGGAGTCAATAAGAGCGATTCCT CCACTTCGCCGGGGTCGGCTCCGACTTCGAGCTCTCCGGCGACGGCGACTCCCGTCTCCCGGGAGGGCGACAGAGAGAAGTCTCTCTCTCCCGCCGGTGACGCGGAAGTCGCGCCCAAAG AGGAATACACAAACGGAAAATCCGACGTGAGCGTCGAAGAAGACGTCGACGGCTCGGACGGCGGACCCGGACCCAAGACGCCGACCACCGCCGACCGGCGCCGTCTCTTCGAGACCACAGA CGGAGTGAAGTCGATCGCGGATCGGCGTCGAGCCTACGAAGTCCGCTCCCTGAGCTCCGCGCCCGATGCGGAAGCGCCTCTCTCGCCCGCCCCGCTCAG GCGAAGGGACTCCTTGAAGTCTCGCAAGAGTCCAGATCGAGAGGAGAAACGTTCGTCCGTCCCGAACGTCGCCACCAAACGCACTTCGACCGTTTTCG GTAAAGTGTCCAAGTTCCGTCACCTGAAGGGCACGCCGGGGCACAAGTCGACCCACGTCGAGAACATCAAGAATGTCAGCCGACAGATCTCCGGGGAGTGCGACGGATTCTGCG CGAACGCCGTCCGCTGCGCCGTCCCCGTGAGCGCCGGCGCCGGTGGCGGCCGGGTGGCCGTCGTGGAGCTGCCGACCGGCGCCACTCCGTTCGCCGTGGCGCCGCCCTCGCACCCCGCCGGTCTGCACCCGCCCGCCCTGCTGCACCCGGCGGCCCTGCAGGACTTCGCCTTCGACCCCTTCCGGCCGGAGCGCCTCCTCGTCGCCTGCGACGACGGCGCGATCCGCGAGTGGATCGTACCCGACGGCGGCCTGACCGCCTCGACGAGCGAGCCCGAGCGGACGTTCGCCGCGCACGCGGATAAGATCTACGCGATCCGCTTCCACCCGACCGCCTCGGACCTGCTGGCCACCGCCGCGCACGACCACTCCGTGAAGATCTGGGACCTCGCCGCCGACCCGCCGACGGCGGCCATCACGCTCGCCGGCCACGCCGACCAGATCTTCGCGCTCGACTGGTCCCTATACGGCGAGTACCTCGCGACCGTCTGCCGGGACGGCTACGTCAGG ATTTACGAGCCGCGGGCGTCGAGCGAGCCGCTGCGCAAGGGCCGGAGCGCTGCGGGCGGCCGAGGGGCGCGGCTCGTGTGGGCGCTGCGGGACACGCACCTCGTGGTCACGGGCTTCGACAA GGTGTCGGAGCGCCAGATCCTGCTGTACCAGGCCGCCGACCTGTCGGCGCCCGTCTGCACGGTCGGCCTGGACGTCTCGCCGGCGATTCTGCTGACGCACATCGACCACGACTCCGGCACTCTGTTCCTGACCGGCCGG GGCGACTCGACCATATATTGCTACGAGGTGACTCCGGAGCCGCCCTTCCTGTGCGCTCTGTCGCACCATCGCTCCGCGTCCCTGCATCAAGGAATCTGTTTCTTGCCGAAGAACGCGCTGGCCGTCGAAAAG GTGGAGTTCGCCAGAGCGCTTCGCCTGACGAACGGAAACGTCGAACCGTTGTCCTTCACGGTGCCGAGGATCAAG AGCGAACTGTTCCAAGACGACCTGTTTCCCCCGACGCTCGTCACGTGGCGGAGCTGGCAGACGGGGCGCCGGTGGCTCGAGAGGCGACCAGCGACCCCCGAGGTCGCCAGCCTGCAGCCGCCGGGCATGGAGCCGCTGTCGGCCCGCACGGTCCCGGCGGCCGCGCCCAAGGGGAGGCCGAAGCCGGACCTCGTCGAGGCGCACGTCCCGCTCGACGCCAAGGACAAGCAGGACAGC ATAATGAAATCGATGAGCGCCAGAGTGACCGTGAACCTGAAGCTGGAGCAGGACGCCGTGGAGGGCGTCGACGAGTCGGAGTGGGAGCAGTGA